The genomic stretch ccttccccactccccaccccgcAGGCCCGCTCCTACTCCGGCTCCGCAGGAGCGCTGGGCGGGCTGGGCGCGGCTGGAGAGCCGGCTTGGTCCGGGGGCTCCTGGGGAGGCGGCTGGCGCGGGCTGCGGCCGCTGGGCCGCGGGGGCCTCCGGGCGTAGAGGAAGAGCGCGGGGTCGGGCATGGGGTCGACGTCGTCCAGGGCGCGGGCCGCGCGGTCCCAGGCGGCCCAGTCCCGGCCCGGGCCCTTGGCGGCGGCCTcggcggcgggctggcggcggGCCCGCTGTGCGCGCCGGCGGGGCCGGGActcggcggcggcggggccggggcccGGGCGCGGAGTCTGCAGTCTCTGGCGCGCCGCGTGCAGCTGGCAGGAGAGGTAGGCGGCCGCCTCGGTGTGCTTCTGCAGCTCGGTGCCCAGCACGGTGGCACGATGGCTGCGGCGCCGCAATTCCTCCAGGAAGCGGCGCTCCTCTGCGCGCAGGCTGCATCGCAGCGCCGACACCAGCGCCTCGCGCTGCGCCACCTCCCGCCGCAGCTCGGCGTTGGCGGCCATCCGCGCCGCCAGCTGCGACTCCAGCGCTCTGCACTTGCTCTCCAGCTCCTGGGACGCCGCCTCtgggagggcagatggagagagaggtgaTGGTCTCCACCCTGCGCAGCTCGTGGATCCACGTTACGGAGCCCcgcacctccctccctccccccccagtcATGGGCTACGCTgggccttcctttctcttcctccggGCCCTTGCACCTCTCCTACTCTCTGGCCTCTCTAATTCATCAGGTTTCAGCTTCAATGCAAAAACCCTCCCTGACCATTTATGCAtgccacaaatatttgttgaacccTTACTATACGCATTATGCTAGGCATAAGGGATATGGTGGATAATAAAACATTCCTCACGAAGCTTACAGCAAGCATAGTGGGAGAGGTATAGTACGAAATCACAAAATGAATGTGAGGTTGCATCTGTGACATGTGCCAATGCCGTGACTCACAGGAGACTGTGACCTAATCAGGCTTCTCAACAGAAGA from Ursus arctos isolate Adak ecotype North America unplaced genomic scaffold, UrsArc2.0 scaffold_24, whole genome shotgun sequence encodes the following:
- the CCDC92B gene encoding coiled-coil domain containing 92B, translated to MDTVSLEHQIQSVQRHISFLKKEQMALLRDLHLEILRLQKRCSELTRDLEMREAQAHQQEAASQELESKCRALESQLAARMAANAELRREVAQREALVSALRCSLRAEERRFLEELRRRSHRATVLGTELQKHTEAAAYLSCQLHAARQRLQTPRPGPGPAAAESRPRRRAQRARRQPAAEAAAKGPGRDWAAWDRAARALDDVDPMPDPALFLYARRPPRPSGRSPRQPPPQEPPDQAGSPAAPSPPSAPAEPE